In one Oreochromis aureus strain Israel breed Guangdong linkage group 2, ZZ_aureus, whole genome shotgun sequence genomic region, the following are encoded:
- the rab9b gene encoding ras-related protein Rab-9B — protein MSGKNLLLKVILLGDGGVGKSSLMNRYVTDRFDSQSFHTIGVEFLNRDLEVDGRLVTLQIWDTAGQERFKSLRTPFYRGADCCLLTFAVNNLQSFQNLGSWKKEFMYYSDVKDPERFPFVVLGNKIDMEQREVGEDEARAWCEENGCCPYFETSAKDDTNVTAAFEAAVREVLAAEDQIDHALLSSTIDLHGNRKTSRRSCC, from the coding sequence ATGAGTGGGAAGAACCTGCTGCTCAAAGTAATCCTACTGGGAGATGGTGGAGTGGGCAAGTCCTCCTTGATGAACCGCTACGTAACAGACCGGTTTGACTCCCAGTCTTTCCACACCATTGGCGTGGAGTTCCTTAATCGGGACTTGGAAGTGGATGGACGCCTTGTCACTCTTCAGATATGGGACACAGCTGGTCAGGAGCGCTTCAAGTCATTACGTACACCTTTCTACAGAGGCGCCGACTGCTGCCTGCTCACATTTGCCGTGAACAACCTGCAGAGCTTTCAGAACCTGGGCAGCTGGAAGAAGGAGTTCATGTACTACTCTGACGTCAAAGACCCCGAGCGGTTCCCTTTTGTGGTACTGGGCAACAAGATAGACATGGAGCAGAGGGAGGTCGGGGAGGATGAAGCGCGGGCCTGGTGCGAAGAGAACGGCTGCTGCCCTTACTTTGAGACCAGTGCTAAAGATGACACTAATGTCACCGCTGCGTTTGAGGCAGCTGTCAGGGAGGTTCTGGCTGCTGAGGACCAGATTGATCACGCGCTCTTGAGTAGTACTATTGATCTCCATGGCAACCGCAAAACCTCCCGAAGATCTTGCTGCTGA